The following coding sequences are from one Microbacterium sp. SORGH_AS_0969 window:
- a CDS encoding O-antigen ligase family protein yields MRAAPALLASAGFARAFTLTVFAAVFGSTAIRGVSGDVTLATIVFGLCALGVGVLVVRRREIELVRLAPTTLVLFLVWAGASVLWSADPLSSLGGWAELVAVSFLAVVIGHVRDALQTVRALGDVLRWLLGASLALEILSGILLDLPIPFLGIQGDIASLGPVQGLFGTRNVLGFVTVIALITFLVEYRTQSVRAGTAIASVVLAGSLATLSGSPTVIAVAVTTGAATLALTLVRRLSAPRRPLAQLILGVGVIAAVATGYGMRDTFVAMADARADFSLRTDLWSRLLTYVAYRPVEGFGWFGTWSPDSFPFASLNFTLGEQHTSALDAYLDVLLQLGWVGLLLFLTLGALALARGWLVATERRSIVHAWGPLTLVALLTFSLFESFTLSGAGLLLLVVCAVRAGQSRSWRESLGLRMPSASAPHEGPGVQGPPTAAG; encoded by the coding sequence CCGCCATCCGCGGGGTGTCCGGCGACGTGACCCTCGCGACGATCGTGTTCGGATTGTGCGCCCTCGGCGTGGGAGTGCTCGTCGTTCGACGGCGCGAGATCGAACTCGTCCGCCTCGCCCCCACGACCCTCGTCCTCTTTCTGGTGTGGGCCGGCGCGAGCGTCCTCTGGAGCGCGGATCCCCTCTCGAGTCTCGGCGGGTGGGCCGAGCTGGTCGCGGTGTCGTTCCTCGCCGTGGTGATCGGGCACGTGCGCGACGCCCTGCAGACGGTGCGCGCCCTGGGAGACGTGCTCCGGTGGCTCCTCGGCGCCTCGCTCGCGCTCGAGATCCTCAGCGGCATCCTGCTCGACCTTCCGATCCCGTTCCTGGGGATCCAAGGCGACATCGCCTCGCTCGGCCCCGTACAGGGGCTGTTCGGCACGCGCAACGTGCTCGGCTTCGTCACCGTCATCGCCCTCATCACCTTCCTCGTGGAGTACCGCACGCAGTCGGTGCGCGCGGGGACGGCGATCGCCTCGGTCGTCCTGGCCGGATCGCTCGCCACGCTGAGCGGCTCGCCCACGGTGATCGCGGTGGCCGTGACCACCGGTGCCGCGACCCTCGCGCTCACGCTCGTGCGTCGCCTCTCGGCTCCTCGCCGCCCTCTCGCGCAGCTCATCCTCGGCGTCGGCGTGATCGCGGCCGTGGCGACCGGCTACGGCATGCGCGACACGTTCGTGGCAATGGCCGACGCGCGCGCCGACTTCTCGCTGCGCACCGACCTGTGGTCTCGCCTGCTGACCTACGTGGCCTACCGGCCGGTCGAGGGTTTCGGCTGGTTCGGGACGTGGTCGCCCGATTCGTTCCCGTTCGCCTCGCTCAACTTCACCCTCGGCGAGCAGCACACCTCGGCGCTCGACGCCTACCTCGACGTGCTGCTGCAGCTGGGCTGGGTGGGACTCCTGCTGTTCCTGACCCTCGGCGCCCTCGCCCTCGCCCGGGGCTGGCTGGTCGCGACCGAGAGACGCTCGATCGTGCACGCGTGGGGCCCGCTGACCCTCGTCGCGCTCCTGACCTTCTCGCTGTTCGAGAGCTTCACCCTCTCCGGCGCGGGTCTGCTCCTGCTGGTCGTCTGCGCGGTGCGGGCGGGTCAGTCGCGCTCTTGGCGCGAGAGCCTCGGACTCCGGATGCCATCGGCCTCCGCGCCGCACGAGGGGCCGGGCGTTCAGGGCCCGCCCACCGCTGCCGGGTAG
- a CDS encoding glycosyltransferase — translation MTYTLQNAVLPLDRDPDLLPLYVDPETWSTIDEEPVRVTNVAQLSNVLDRHRARIVAGRRVSFGTYFNAFPASYWQHWTAVRRVRLTVHTSGDATILVYRSNGAGTKQRIETREVRGDSAETAFELVLDQYSDGGWIWFDVAADRSDAMFEGATWTTDEEPVRAGKASIGITTYNKPDYCVNTLQALADAPDVLDVVDRVFLIDQGTDLVADQAAYPEVASRLGETLQVIRQPNLGGSGGFARAMTETLQRPESDFVQLLDDDVRIEPESIRRSVVFGRYASVPTIVGAHMFDLLDRPKLHAWAEVVDDAPFMWRALYQERLPHDFSVANLRQSPILHMRLDADYNGWWMCLIPTSILREIGLSLPAFIKWDDAEFCLRARDAGYPTVSMPGVALWHVSWVGKDDSIDWQAYFHARNRIVSALLHSRSPQGGTLIRHSRRLDLKHLMMMQYYPVELRHRALRDVLSGPAHMRRGLATAMPEARAIAKKHPETIIHKDSGVPLRSRRGRQVFRRLKRHEFDSPTGVRLRVFTLRTLLSHWFHTPRPENVAQPEVEFGKGDAHWWRVPHYDSALVSAADGSGQNIYTRDRAQYRRMLRESLRLHRRLQREWPRLSEQYRRALPDLVSEAQWRATFEERS, via the coding sequence GTGACGTACACCCTGCAGAACGCCGTGCTCCCGCTCGACCGCGACCCCGACCTTCTCCCCCTGTACGTCGACCCCGAGACGTGGTCGACGATCGATGAGGAGCCGGTGCGCGTGACCAACGTCGCCCAGTTGAGCAACGTGCTCGACCGCCACCGCGCCCGCATCGTGGCGGGGCGCCGCGTCTCGTTCGGCACGTACTTCAACGCTTTCCCCGCGTCGTACTGGCAGCACTGGACCGCGGTCCGCCGGGTGCGCCTGACCGTGCACACCTCGGGTGACGCGACGATCCTCGTCTACCGCTCGAACGGAGCCGGGACGAAGCAGCGCATCGAGACCCGTGAGGTCCGCGGTGATTCCGCCGAGACCGCGTTCGAGCTCGTCCTCGACCAGTACAGCGACGGGGGCTGGATCTGGTTCGACGTCGCCGCCGACCGCTCGGACGCGATGTTCGAGGGCGCGACGTGGACGACCGACGAAGAGCCGGTGCGCGCGGGCAAGGCCAGCATCGGCATCACGACATACAACAAGCCCGACTACTGCGTGAACACGCTGCAGGCCCTCGCCGACGCCCCCGACGTGCTCGACGTCGTGGACCGCGTGTTCCTCATCGATCAGGGCACCGACCTCGTGGCCGACCAGGCCGCGTACCCCGAGGTCGCGTCGCGCCTGGGCGAGACCCTCCAGGTGATCCGTCAGCCGAACCTCGGCGGTTCGGGCGGCTTCGCGCGCGCCATGACCGAGACCCTGCAGCGCCCCGAGAGCGACTTCGTCCAGCTGCTCGACGACGACGTCCGCATCGAGCCCGAGTCGATCCGCCGGTCGGTCGTCTTCGGGCGCTACGCCTCGGTCCCCACGATCGTCGGCGCGCACATGTTCGATCTGCTCGACCGCCCCAAGCTCCACGCCTGGGCCGAGGTCGTCGACGACGCGCCCTTCATGTGGCGGGCGCTGTACCAGGAGCGCCTCCCCCACGACTTCAGCGTCGCGAACCTCCGCCAGAGCCCGATCCTGCACATGCGGCTCGACGCCGATTACAACGGCTGGTGGATGTGCCTCATCCCCACCAGCATCCTGCGCGAGATCGGTCTGTCGCTCCCGGCGTTCATCAAGTGGGACGACGCCGAGTTCTGCCTGCGGGCTCGGGATGCCGGCTACCCGACGGTGTCGATGCCCGGTGTCGCGCTGTGGCACGTCTCGTGGGTCGGCAAGGACGACTCGATCGACTGGCAGGCGTACTTCCACGCCCGCAACCGCATCGTCTCGGCTCTCCTGCACTCGCGCTCACCGCAGGGCGGCACGCTCATCCGGCACAGTCGACGCCTCGACCTCAAGCACCTCATGATGATGCAGTACTACCCGGTCGAGCTCCGTCATCGGGCGCTCCGCGACGTGCTGTCCGGCCCCGCGCACATGCGCCGCGGTCTCGCGACCGCGATGCCCGAAGCACGGGCCATCGCCAAGAAGCACCCCGAGACGATCATCCACAAGGACTCCGGAGTGCCGCTGCGCTCGCGCCGCGGACGCCAGGTGTTCCGTCGCCTCAAGCGCCACGAGTTCGACAGCCCCACGGGCGTGCGGCTGCGCGTCTTCACGCTGCGCACGCTGCTCTCGCACTGGTTCCACACCCCGCGTCCCGAGAACGTCGCGCAGCCCGAGGTCGAGTTCGGCAAGGGCGACGCCCACTGGTGGCGGGTGCCGCACTACGACAGCGCCCTCGTCAGCGCCGCCGACGGGTCGGGACAGAACATCTACACGCGCGACCGGGCGCAGTACCGGCGGATGCTGCGCGAGAGCCTGCGTCTGCACCGTCGCCTGCAGCGTGAGTGGCCGCGCCTGTCCGAGCAGTACCGTCGGGCGCTGCCCGACCTGGTGTCCGAGGCGCAGTGGCGCGCAACCTTCGAGGAGCGTTCGTGA
- a CDS encoding glycosyltransferase family 2 protein, which produces MASFDPKTATIVVVTYNRTHLLTRLLESIERMDPAPGHLVVIDNASTDDTTEVVESFRDRLPTELVYRRLETNTGGSGGFSEGMRVAYELGSEWIWLMDDDVEVVSDGLARMGHWTPRFRSIQGRRYDYDGSEFYWQYRVAESMAIPIPFAPAGFDDSGFKPMNSGCFEGMFIHRDIVAKIGLPDPRFFIYWDDQLYGWLASRQTPSVIVNEFVLRRTREIKQWDMGIRHMNASSDAYRYYIMRNRAYLQKYYRELGVYQPLPFSAGTALTFVKELIRLVIVERKVRGTSHLFRGLRDGRRILRDTSWTPMPPLERAQPVG; this is translated from the coding sequence ATGGCATCCTTCGATCCGAAGACCGCGACCATCGTCGTCGTCACCTACAACCGCACGCACCTGTTGACGCGTCTGCTCGAGAGCATCGAGCGCATGGACCCCGCCCCGGGACACCTCGTCGTGATCGACAACGCCTCGACCGACGACACGACCGAGGTCGTCGAGTCGTTCCGCGATCGCCTGCCCACCGAGCTGGTCTACCGCCGCCTCGAGACGAACACGGGCGGCTCCGGCGGATTCAGCGAGGGGATGCGCGTCGCCTACGAACTCGGGTCCGAGTGGATCTGGCTCATGGACGACGACGTCGAGGTGGTCTCGGACGGCCTCGCCCGCATGGGCCACTGGACGCCGCGGTTCCGGAGCATCCAGGGTCGGCGCTACGACTACGACGGCAGCGAGTTCTACTGGCAGTACCGCGTCGCCGAGTCGATGGCGATCCCGATCCCCTTCGCTCCGGCCGGATTCGACGACTCCGGCTTCAAGCCGATGAACTCCGGATGCTTCGAGGGCATGTTCATCCACCGCGACATCGTCGCGAAGATCGGCCTGCCCGACCCCCGCTTCTTCATCTACTGGGACGACCAGCTCTACGGCTGGCTCGCCTCCCGTCAGACGCCGTCGGTCATCGTGAACGAGTTCGTGCTGCGCCGCACCCGCGAGATCAAGCAGTGGGACATGGGCATCCGGCACATGAACGCCTCGAGCGACGCGTACCGGTACTACATCATGCGCAACAGGGCATACCTGCAGAAGTACTACCGCGAGCTCGGGGTCTACCAGCCCCTCCCCTTCTCGGCCGGCACCGCGTTGACGTTCGTGAAGGAGCTGATCCGCCTGGTCATCGTGGAGCGCAAGGTCCGCGGAACGAGCCACCTGTTCCGCGGGCTGCGCGACGGCCGCCGGATCCTGCGTGACACGTCGTGGACGCCGATGCCGCCGCTGGAGCGCGCTCAGCCCGTCGGCTGA
- a CDS encoding ABC transporter ATP-binding protein translates to MVGPAIDVHGLGVRFRRNRRGTRSLKDLFGGAERRSRPDEFWALRDVSFRVEPGESIGVVGRNGQGKSTLLKLVAGVLLPDEGGVEVDGGVAPLIEITGGFVGDLTVRENVRLTAGLHGMPRAEVARRFDDMIAFAEIGDFVDTPYKHLSNGMKVRLAFSVVSQLDEPILLVDEVLAVGDRAFREKCYRRIDELLAEGRTLFFVSHNEKDLRRFCRRGLYLDGGRLQLDAPIAEVLDRYNEDYATR, encoded by the coding sequence ATGGTCGGCCCCGCGATCGATGTGCACGGGCTCGGCGTGCGGTTCCGCCGCAATCGCCGCGGCACCCGCAGCCTCAAAGATCTGTTCGGCGGCGCGGAGCGGCGCTCCCGGCCCGACGAGTTCTGGGCGTTGCGCGACGTGTCGTTCCGCGTGGAGCCCGGGGAGTCCATCGGCGTGGTCGGCCGCAACGGCCAGGGGAAGTCGACGCTGCTCAAGCTCGTCGCCGGTGTCCTCCTCCCCGACGAGGGCGGCGTCGAGGTCGACGGCGGAGTCGCCCCGCTCATCGAGATCACGGGCGGGTTCGTCGGCGACCTCACGGTCCGCGAGAACGTCCGCCTGACCGCCGGACTGCACGGGATGCCACGCGCCGAGGTCGCACGCCGCTTCGACGACATGATCGCCTTCGCCGAGATCGGCGACTTCGTCGACACCCCGTACAAGCACCTGTCAAACGGTATGAAGGTGCGGCTGGCGTTCTCGGTCGTGTCGCAGCTGGACGAGCCAATCCTTCTCGTGGACGAGGTGCTCGCCGTGGGAGACCGCGCGTTCCGCGAGAAGTGCTACCGCCGTATCGACGAACTCCTCGCCGAGGGGCGCACGCTCTTCTTCGTCAGCCACAACGAGAAAGACCTGCGGCGCTTCTGCCGTCGCGGCCTGTATCTCGACGGCGGGCGGCTGCAGCTCGACGCGCCGATCGCCGAGGTGCTCGACCGCTACAACGAGGACTACGCCACGCGCTGA
- a CDS encoding ABC transporter permease: MTPATVGAPGSARRSLHSLWLLSSRDLRVRYSTSALGYLWSVLDPLVMSGIYWFVFTQVFHRSVGEDPYIVFLITALLPWVWFNSAVTDFTKAFKKDARLVRSTSIPRWIWVNRIVVSKGIEFLFSLPVLVLFAVFGGAQVSWALLAFPLAVILQTVLLVGLGLIVAPLCVMFGDLERTTRLVLRALFYASPIIYGVGNLPGVFADIAAFNPLAGIFTLYRVGFFPDQWDTMTVLVGAAVSLGILGLGLLVFPRLERPVLKEL; encoded by the coding sequence GTGACCCCCGCCACCGTCGGCGCCCCCGGTTCGGCGCGGCGCTCCCTCCACTCGCTGTGGCTGCTGTCGTCGCGCGACCTGCGCGTGCGCTACTCCACCAGCGCTCTGGGGTACCTGTGGTCGGTGCTCGATCCGCTCGTGATGAGCGGCATCTACTGGTTCGTGTTCACCCAGGTGTTCCACCGCTCGGTGGGTGAGGACCCGTACATCGTCTTCCTCATCACGGCGCTGCTGCCCTGGGTGTGGTTCAACTCCGCGGTCACCGATTTCACGAAAGCGTTCAAGAAGGACGCCCGTCTCGTGCGCTCGACCTCGATCCCGCGCTGGATCTGGGTCAACCGCATCGTGGTGAGCAAGGGCATCGAGTTCCTGTTCTCCCTCCCCGTGCTCGTGCTGTTCGCGGTCTTCGGCGGGGCTCAGGTGTCGTGGGCGCTCCTCGCCTTCCCCCTCGCGGTGATCCTGCAGACGGTCCTCCTCGTCGGGCTCGGCCTGATCGTCGCTCCGCTGTGCGTGATGTTCGGCGACCTCGAGCGGACCACGCGTCTCGTGCTGCGCGCCCTGTTCTACGCCTCGCCGATCATCTACGGCGTCGGCAACCTCCCGGGTGTCTTCGCCGATATCGCGGCGTTCAACCCGCTCGCGGGTATCTTCACCCTCTACCGCGTCGGTTTCTTCCCCGATCAGTGGGACACGATGACGGTGCTCGTGGGGGCGGCGGTGAGCCTCGGCATCCTGGGACTGGGGCTGCTGGTGTTCCCTCGCCTCGAACGTCCCGTGCTGAAGGAGCTGTGA
- a CDS encoding acyltransferase family protein: MTHGSEVRSASADRADEGRWAYRPDIDGLRAVAILLVVTYHVWIGRVSGGVDVFLMLSAFFLTRGFVRRMDGPTPVRPVAHLIGIFRRLLPAAAVTLVGVLALAWTFFPPATWRAIWEQTWASLLYMQNALLAADAVDYYARTEVPSPLQHFWSMSVQGQAFVLWVILLAVCQAIVRRFRLSPDRVVGVVFTVVFALSLSYAIVRTAAEQQSAYFDTGARLWEFAAGSLLVVVLPHVRPGPVIRALLGWAGLFGLLVLGLVVDVQGGFPGFLALWPVLCAAAIVVSGSGVASGGPARLLASRPLRFLGRDAYALYLVHWPILVTFLVVTGREGAGIVGGTLVIVLSLALARALTAAVDTPVRAWRRSDPSRLVPIAVVVVAAAVVVVPVTAWQVSSELEARAVAARAAISNPGAAVLHDPTLPEPPADAVLLPMPAALEDEWMQLDRPCTGDRVPTAEILIGTCNETTHTARAGRTIVVVGDSHSQQITAALAPLAEQNGWGVVMLVKGGCSMGLDEPGMDPTCDAWREAAVDHVERMRPDAVVTVVTRSDHGEADEALRPGIDRFLDRMGDAGIDVLGIRDNPRFGFDMYSCVAEAADPVECAVPRAGSLADDNPAVVLDRAGVQLVDLTPWICPDDVCVGVVGNVALYRDDNHLSRTYAATLAPLLAEQLPPSLG, from the coding sequence ATGACCCACGGGTCCGAGGTCCGGTCGGCGAGCGCTGACCGGGCGGACGAGGGGCGCTGGGCGTATCGCCCCGACATCGACGGCCTGCGCGCCGTCGCGATCCTGCTCGTCGTGACCTACCACGTGTGGATCGGCCGGGTCTCGGGCGGCGTCGACGTCTTCCTCATGCTGTCGGCGTTCTTCCTCACCCGCGGCTTCGTGCGTCGGATGGACGGACCGACACCCGTTCGTCCGGTCGCGCACCTCATCGGCATCTTCCGCCGGTTGCTGCCCGCGGCAGCAGTGACGCTGGTGGGCGTCCTCGCCCTCGCCTGGACGTTCTTCCCGCCGGCCACGTGGCGCGCGATCTGGGAGCAGACCTGGGCGTCGCTCCTCTACATGCAGAACGCCCTGTTGGCGGCGGATGCCGTCGACTACTACGCACGGACGGAGGTGCCGAGTCCGCTCCAGCACTTCTGGTCGATGTCGGTGCAGGGGCAGGCGTTCGTGCTCTGGGTCATCCTTCTCGCCGTGTGCCAGGCGATCGTCCGCCGCTTCCGCCTGTCGCCGGACCGCGTCGTCGGCGTCGTCTTCACCGTGGTGTTCGCTCTCTCGCTGTCGTACGCGATCGTCCGGACGGCGGCGGAGCAGCAGAGTGCCTACTTCGACACGGGCGCGCGCCTGTGGGAGTTCGCCGCGGGCTCGCTCCTCGTCGTCGTGCTGCCGCACGTGCGCCCGGGGCCGGTGATCCGCGCGCTGCTCGGGTGGGCGGGGCTGTTCGGACTCCTGGTCCTCGGTCTCGTCGTCGACGTGCAGGGCGGGTTCCCCGGCTTCCTCGCACTCTGGCCGGTGCTGTGCGCGGCCGCGATCGTCGTCTCGGGAAGCGGCGTGGCCTCCGGGGGACCGGCGCGGTTGCTGGCATCCCGTCCCCTGCGGTTCCTCGGTCGCGACGCCTACGCCCTCTACCTGGTGCACTGGCCGATCCTCGTCACCTTCCTCGTCGTGACGGGCAGGGAAGGCGCCGGGATCGTCGGGGGAACGCTCGTCATCGTGCTCTCGCTCGCCCTCGCCCGGGCGTTGACCGCGGCGGTCGACACCCCCGTCCGCGCGTGGAGGAGAAGCGACCCCTCCCGGCTCGTCCCCATCGCGGTGGTGGTCGTCGCCGCGGCGGTGGTCGTGGTGCCCGTGACCGCGTGGCAGGTCTCGAGCGAGCTCGAGGCGCGGGCCGTCGCGGCGCGCGCGGCCATCTCCAACCCGGGTGCGGCCGTGCTGCACGATCCCACGCTGCCCGAGCCGCCTGCCGACGCGGTCCTGCTCCCGATGCCCGCCGCTCTCGAGGACGAGTGGATGCAACTCGACCGCCCCTGCACCGGCGATCGCGTGCCGACGGCGGAGATCCTGATCGGCACGTGCAACGAGACCACGCACACGGCCCGCGCCGGACGGACGATCGTCGTCGTCGGCGACTCTCACTCGCAGCAGATCACCGCGGCCCTCGCGCCCCTCGCGGAGCAGAACGGGTGGGGCGTGGTCATGCTCGTCAAGGGCGGCTGCTCGATGGGGCTCGACGAACCGGGAATGGACCCGACGTGCGACGCGTGGCGAGAGGCTGCGGTCGACCACGTCGAACGGATGCGACCGGATGCCGTCGTGACCGTCGTGACGCGATCGGACCACGGCGAGGCCGACGAGGCGCTCCGCCCCGGCATCGACCGCTTCCTCGATCGCATGGGCGACGCCGGCATCGACGTCCTCGGCATCCGGGACAACCCGCGGTTCGGGTTCGACATGTACAGCTGCGTCGCCGAGGCGGCCGATCCTGTGGAGTGTGCCGTGCCGCGCGCGGGCTCGCTCGCCGACGACAATCCGGCCGTCGTGCTCGATCGTGCGGGGGTCCAGCTCGTCGACCTCACCCCGTGGATCTGCCCCGATGACGTGTGCGTCGGCGTCGTGGGCAACGTCGCACTGTACCGAGACGACAACCACCTGTCGCGCACGTACGCCGCGACCCTCGCGCCCCTGCTGGCCGAGCAGCTTCCCCCCAGCCTCGGATGA
- the glf gene encoding UDP-galactopyranose mutase, with translation MDLLIVGSGFFGLTIAERAAAAGRRVTVIDRRAHIGGNAYSEDEPETGIEVHRYGAHLFHTSNPTVWEYVNRFTDFTSYVHRVYTTHKGVVFPLPINLGTINQFFQAAYTPDQAKALVQELAGEFDAKDAANLEEKGIALIGRPLYEAFIRDYTAKQWQTDPKDLPAEVISRLPVRYTYDNRYFNDTWEGLPVDGYTAWLERMADHPNIEVKLSTDYFDESQPLNKKATVGQVPVVYTGPVDRYFDYAEGELSWRTLDFEQEVLPIGDFQGTSVMNYADADVPYTRIHEFKHFHPERADRYPTDKTVVVREYSRFATRADEPYYPVNTADDRAGLLAYRELAKGERDVHFGGRLGTYQYLDMHMAIGSALSMWNNQLA, from the coding sequence ATGGACCTCCTTATCGTTGGCTCCGGCTTCTTCGGCCTCACCATCGCCGAGCGCGCCGCAGCCGCGGGCCGCCGCGTCACGGTGATCGACCGTCGCGCCCACATCGGTGGCAACGCCTACTCCGAGGACGAGCCCGAGACGGGGATCGAGGTCCACCGGTACGGGGCGCATCTGTTCCACACGTCCAACCCGACGGTGTGGGAGTACGTCAACCGCTTCACGGATTTCACCTCCTACGTCCACCGCGTCTACACGACGCACAAGGGTGTGGTGTTCCCGCTGCCGATCAACCTCGGCACGATCAACCAGTTCTTCCAGGCCGCGTACACCCCCGATCAGGCGAAGGCGCTCGTTCAGGAGCTCGCGGGCGAGTTCGATGCGAAGGATGCCGCGAACCTCGAGGAGAAGGGGATCGCCCTCATCGGACGCCCGCTGTACGAGGCGTTCATCCGCGATTACACGGCGAAGCAGTGGCAGACCGACCCGAAGGATCTGCCGGCCGAGGTGATCTCTCGTCTGCCCGTTCGGTACACGTACGACAACCGGTACTTCAACGACACGTGGGAGGGTCTCCCGGTCGATGGGTACACCGCGTGGCTGGAGCGGATGGCCGACCACCCGAACATCGAGGTGAAGCTGTCGACGGATTACTTCGACGAGTCGCAGCCGCTGAACAAGAAGGCCACCGTCGGCCAGGTGCCCGTCGTGTACACCGGCCCGGTCGACCGGTACTTCGACTACGCCGAGGGCGAGCTGTCGTGGCGCACGCTCGACTTCGAGCAGGAGGTCCTGCCGATCGGCGATTTCCAGGGCACGAGCGTGATGAACTACGCCGACGCCGATGTGCCGTACACGCGCATCCACGAGTTCAAGCACTTCCACCCCGAGCGTGCCGACCGCTACCCGACCGACAAGACGGTCGTGGTGCGCGAGTACTCCCGCTTCGCGACCCGCGCGGACGAGCCGTACTACCCGGTGAACACCGCCGACGACCGTGCCGGTCTGCTGGCGTACCGCGAGCTGGCCAAGGGCGAGCGCGACGTGCACTTCGGTGGTCGCCTCGGCACGTACCAGTACCTCGACATGCACATGGCCATCGGTTCCGCCCTGTCGATGTGGAACAACCAGCTCGCGTGA
- a CDS encoding DUF6541 family protein: MSDSWWVIVMPLIISVLALVVPGIVVLAAGWGVPRLPVLALSPVVSIAVLSVAAIAAPLAGLSWSLLPVAIVTIVAAAAAFGLRRWVGRETDPSTSARTALWGGLSLVVAGVVIAAQLAWTFGGPAHISQTFDAIVHLNTVAFAVDSGNASAFHIGLTSDIGFYPNGWHTVAALAAQVTGASIPVAVNAANIALAAVAWPLSVVALSVVLLSERTAVVVSAAALSTGFGAFPLLLMYFGVLYPNAMGYAVLPGGVAVVVLLLRATGLAARVRAAVLVLVSAAGVGLAHPNAFLSMAALGAAVVVVELIGRAVRHPSRRRWWCTTAVLLSLTVVLGVLWRVMRTNAAMSGWAPWQTTARALGEALLLSPGGYTITVTISVMIAVGVFRIVRQPRLLVVATPMIVATILFIVASGTAAGNALREFLTNPWYNDSYRLAALLPAAGIPVAVLGAVTIADAASRALTRARAGRFVRVAVAAFGVLAVFSVGVSPNILRTAADARAAYDLGATSPLLTADEEALLERLSETTPADAVIAGSPWTGASLAYAIGDREVLRKHVFGAIGADEQYLDNRLSSIDSDPRVCEAVDRLGVDYVLDFGAQNVWNNPGVGLDRQGLYNLTPSEHLVLVDSQGPSARLFKIEGC; the protein is encoded by the coding sequence ATGAGCGATTCCTGGTGGGTGATCGTGATGCCTCTGATCATCTCGGTCCTCGCTCTCGTCGTCCCCGGAATCGTGGTCCTCGCCGCGGGATGGGGCGTGCCGCGACTCCCGGTGCTCGCGCTCTCCCCCGTCGTGTCGATCGCCGTGCTCTCGGTCGCCGCGATCGCCGCCCCCCTTGCGGGCCTGTCGTGGTCGCTCCTTCCCGTCGCGATCGTCACGATCGTCGCCGCTGCGGCCGCCTTCGGACTGCGCCGCTGGGTCGGTCGCGAGACGGATCCGTCGACCTCCGCCCGGACGGCGCTGTGGGGCGGCCTGTCACTGGTCGTCGCGGGCGTCGTCATCGCCGCGCAGCTGGCCTGGACCTTCGGCGGCCCCGCGCACATCTCCCAGACCTTCGACGCGATCGTGCACCTGAACACGGTGGCCTTCGCCGTCGACTCCGGCAACGCCTCGGCTTTCCATATCGGTCTCACCTCTGACATCGGCTTCTACCCGAACGGCTGGCACACCGTCGCCGCGCTGGCCGCGCAGGTGACGGGGGCCTCGATCCCCGTGGCCGTCAACGCCGCGAACATCGCGCTCGCGGCCGTCGCCTGGCCGCTTTCGGTCGTGGCGCTCAGCGTCGTCCTGCTGTCCGAGCGCACGGCCGTGGTCGTCAGTGCCGCGGCCCTGTCGACCGGCTTCGGCGCCTTCCCGCTCCTCTTGATGTACTTCGGCGTCCTCTATCCGAACGCCATGGGCTACGCCGTCCTGCCGGGCGGCGTCGCCGTCGTCGTCCTCCTTCTGCGGGCGACCGGCCTCGCCGCGCGCGTGCGCGCCGCAGTCCTTGTGCTCGTCTCCGCCGCGGGCGTGGGCCTCGCCCACCCCAACGCCTTCCTGTCGATGGCCGCGCTCGGCGCCGCTGTCGTCGTGGTCGAGCTGATCGGCCGGGCCGTGCGGCATCCGTCCCGCCGACGCTGGTGGTGCACCACCGCGGTCCTGCTCTCCCTCACCGTCGTGCTCGGCGTGCTGTGGCGCGTCATGCGCACCAATGCCGCGATGTCCGGCTGGGCCCCGTGGCAGACCACGGCGCGCGCCCTCGGAGAAGCGCTGCTGCTCTCCCCCGGCGGGTACACCATCACCGTCACGATCTCGGTGATGATCGCCGTGGGCGTGTTCCGCATCGTCCGCCAGCCCCGCCTGCTCGTGGTGGCCACACCGATGATCGTGGCGACGATCCTCTTCATCGTGGCCTCCGGGACGGCCGCCGGCAACGCGCTGCGCGAGTTCCTCACCAACCCCTGGTACAACGACTCGTACCGCCTCGCCGCGCTGCTGCCGGCCGCCGGGATACCGGTCGCCGTCCTCGGCGCGGTGACGATCGCGGATGCCGCATCCCGCGCCCTCACCCGCGCTCGCGCCGGACGCTTCGTACGCGTCGCGGTGGCCGCGTTCGGCGTCCTGGCGGTGTTCTCGGTCGGGGTGAGCCCGAACATCCTGCGCACCGCCGCGGACGCGCGCGCCGCCTACGACCTCGGTGCCACGTCCCCCCTGCTCACCGCCGACGAGGAGGCGCTGCTGGAGCGCCTCTCCGAGACGACCCCCGCCGACGCGGTGATCGCGGGCAGCCCGTGGACCGGAGCCTCGCTCGCCTACGCGATCGGCGACCGCGAGGTACTGCGCAAGCACGTATTCGGCGCGATCGGCGCCGACGAGCAGTACCTCGACAACCGGTTGAGCTCGATCGACTCCGACCCGCGTGTGTGCGAGGCCGTCGACCGTCTCGGGGTGGACTACGTGCTCGACTTCGGTGCCCAGAACGTCTGGAACAACCCCGGGGTCGGTCTCGATCGCCAGGGCCTGTACAACCTCACCCCGTCCGAGCACCTCGTTCTCGTGGACTCACAGGGCCCGTCGGCGCGCCTGTTCAAGATCGAAGGGTGCTGA